A genomic region of Synechococcus sp. NOUM97013 contains the following coding sequences:
- the speB gene encoding agmatinase translates to MTDDRNNLFDQEGAIFMGARREPKGCQVGLFGVPYDGTTSFRPGTRFGPAAVREVSTGLESYCPQLDRDLEAMAYADLGAVEIPIGAPEPVVDAVKKATACVLSEGLKPLMLGGEHSITSGAVAAVAAHHADLVMVQLDAHADLRDEWLGAQHSHACAMRRCLDVLPSQMLLQIAIRSGTKQEFSELNTSGRLTPIKEMAQRLHPLRGKPLYLTVDLDWFDPAVMPGTGTPEPGGFLWQHFAELIEELKHHNLVGADVVELAPQLDPSGISSVLAAKVTRSLLLLLG, encoded by the coding sequence ATGACGGATGACCGCAACAACCTGTTTGACCAGGAAGGCGCCATCTTCATGGGAGCGCGGCGCGAACCGAAAGGCTGCCAAGTGGGACTCTTCGGGGTGCCCTACGACGGCACCACATCGTTCCGGCCTGGCACCCGCTTCGGGCCAGCCGCCGTTAGGGAGGTCAGCACAGGACTGGAGAGCTATTGCCCGCAACTGGATCGTGACCTGGAGGCCATGGCCTACGCCGACCTGGGCGCCGTGGAGATTCCCATTGGGGCTCCGGAGCCAGTGGTGGACGCCGTCAAGAAAGCAACCGCCTGCGTATTGAGCGAGGGTCTCAAACCACTGATGCTGGGAGGCGAACACTCGATTACGTCTGGAGCTGTCGCTGCCGTCGCTGCCCATCACGCTGATCTAGTGATGGTGCAGCTGGATGCCCACGCCGACTTACGCGATGAATGGCTGGGGGCCCAGCACAGCCATGCCTGCGCCATGCGCCGCTGCTTAGACGTGCTACCCAGCCAGATGCTGCTGCAAATCGCCATTCGCAGTGGCACCAAGCAAGAGTTTTCAGAGCTGAACACCAGCGGACGACTCACCCCCATCAAGGAGATGGCTCAACGACTCCATCCGCTCCGAGGCAAGCCCCTCTATCTCACGGTGGATCTCGACTGGTTTGATCCAGCGGTGATGCCAGGAACCGGCACACCCGAACCGGGGGGATTTCTCTGGCAGCACTTCGCGGAACTGATCGAAGAACTGAAGCACCACAACCTGGTCGGAGCAGATGTAGTGGAGCTGGCACCTCAGTTGGACCCCAGTGGCATCAGCAGTGTGCTGGCCGCCAAGGTGACGCGGAGTTTGCTGCTCCTGCTGGGTTAG
- a CDS encoding cyclic nucleotide-binding domain-containing protein, which translates to MPTAVQLIAEHRNVEQLLLPTGSILFERGETASALYAIQRGLVELTSDGRDRLRYQDGEVFFYEDLVADAARHSRTAKAITPVHALRLDRKSFLELIHTHPTLVLTLLSGQHRRLREQRLDATHFY; encoded by the coding sequence ATGCCGACTGCCGTTCAGCTGATCGCTGAACATCGCAACGTGGAGCAGCTGTTGCTGCCCACAGGAAGCATCCTGTTTGAGCGTGGTGAAACGGCAAGCGCTCTCTACGCCATCCAGCGTGGATTGGTGGAGTTGACCTCTGATGGTCGTGATCGCCTCCGTTATCAGGATGGCGAGGTGTTTTTCTACGAGGATCTTGTGGCGGATGCCGCTCGCCACAGCCGCACCGCCAAGGCCATCACACCGGTGCACGCGTTGCGTCTGGATCGCAAGAGTTTCCTGGAGCTGATCCACACCCATCCCACGCTCGTGCTCACGTTGCTCAGTGGTCAGCACCGGCGGCTGCGGGAGCAGCGTCTGGACGCAACGCACTTCTACTAA
- a CDS encoding metal-binding protein has translation MACGRDHDRATAAFCIPIWMITSWWLGWSTGSIAAVSFLVGGLWLSPDLDVQSRALKRWGLLAWIWWPYRRLVPHRSLWSHGPVIGMTVRLAWILLLLGLAWTGLAWIVEPTIPTPLQAWPGLLAAARQHPHALWGALLGLEGSVWLHLLLDGDPLPAEWPKRWRRRRQR, from the coding sequence GTGGCCTGCGGCCGAGACCATGACCGCGCCACCGCGGCCTTCTGCATTCCAATCTGGATGATCACCAGCTGGTGGCTGGGCTGGAGCACTGGGAGCATCGCCGCTGTCTCCTTTCTGGTGGGCGGCCTCTGGCTGTCGCCGGATCTTGACGTTCAATCCCGTGCGTTGAAGCGCTGGGGCCTGCTGGCCTGGATCTGGTGGCCCTACCGGCGGCTGGTCCCGCATCGCTCGTTGTGGTCGCACGGTCCTGTGATCGGCATGACGGTGCGCCTGGCCTGGATCCTGCTGCTGCTGGGGCTGGCATGGACCGGACTGGCTTGGATCGTGGAACCCACCATCCCGACCCCCCTCCAGGCATGGCCGGGACTGCTTGCTGCCGCGCGGCAACACCCGCACGCGCTGTGGGGGGCCTTGCTGGGCCTGGAAGGCAGCGTGTGGCTGCACTTGCTGCTCGATGGCGATCCTTTGCCAGCCGAATGGCCCAAGCGATGGCGCCGGCGTCGCCAACGGTGA
- a CDS encoding mechanosensitive ion channel family protein — protein MNELLWEIVGWFGYLQRSAVVSQVLLIAGISAAWRLSAHQRLQVKANRSLRLLFGPITVLLIAGLIGAFGGKAGLISYAGLCWLGWNSLSLLRKLLQRLIPAEQVRALESRLLRPLYLVVAGLNLISQFDNPADLGVIQLGNLFGVAITLNTLIGSLLVTYLLLVANKPPAAALAWLLKQLLGCTENSRKAVELIIRYVLVGIGVLAVSFQIGLNSTALLTIAGGLSVGLGFGVKEVFSNFISGIWLLFEGSVRPGEILVVDGDLCEVRKLGLRATLLWRGKDNAELLIPNQQFFTDKATSYTATDRMRRSQIRVGAAYHHDPEKVIAILEQSALGITKLLDYPEPKARLVNYGESSIEYSLSFWMEDPMSNAGIKSDLNRAIWNAFQREKIEIPFPQRVDYIREWPPGQTGDPQLNDQHPSDAREL, from the coding sequence ATGAATGAGCTGCTCTGGGAAATCGTCGGTTGGTTCGGATACTTACAGCGAAGCGCTGTGGTCAGCCAGGTCCTGCTCATCGCCGGAATCAGTGCGGCCTGGCGACTGAGCGCCCATCAGCGATTGCAGGTAAAAGCCAATCGATCCCTGCGCCTGTTGTTCGGTCCGATCACTGTGCTGCTTATCGCAGGGCTGATCGGTGCCTTTGGAGGTAAAGCCGGATTGATCAGCTATGCCGGGTTGTGCTGGCTGGGCTGGAATTCGCTCAGCCTGCTCAGAAAATTGCTGCAGCGATTGATCCCCGCTGAGCAAGTACGTGCACTGGAAAGCCGTCTGCTTAGGCCGCTTTATCTCGTTGTCGCCGGCCTCAATTTGATCAGTCAATTCGATAACCCAGCCGATCTCGGCGTGATCCAGCTGGGCAACCTTTTCGGGGTTGCCATCACCTTGAACACATTGATTGGTTCGTTGCTGGTGACTTACTTGCTGTTGGTGGCCAACAAGCCACCTGCTGCAGCTCTGGCCTGGTTGCTGAAACAACTGCTGGGCTGCACGGAAAACAGCCGCAAAGCGGTCGAACTCATCATCCGCTACGTGCTGGTGGGCATCGGCGTCTTAGCCGTGAGTTTTCAAATCGGCTTGAACAGCACAGCCCTGCTGACGATTGCTGGGGGTTTGTCAGTGGGTCTTGGCTTTGGCGTTAAAGAAGTGTTCTCGAACTTCATCAGTGGCATCTGGCTGTTGTTCGAAGGGTCCGTTCGCCCGGGTGAAATTCTTGTGGTCGATGGAGACCTCTGCGAAGTCCGCAAGCTCGGCTTGCGCGCCACCTTGCTTTGGCGAGGGAAAGACAATGCCGAACTGCTGATTCCCAATCAGCAGTTCTTCACCGATAAGGCCACCAGTTACACCGCAACCGACCGCATGCGGCGCAGCCAAATCCGAGTGGGCGCGGCCTACCACCACGACCCTGAAAAAGTGATCGCCATCTTGGAACAGTCGGCTCTGGGTATTACAAAGCTGCTCGACTATCCAGAACCCAAAGCACGTTTAGTGAACTACGGGGAGTCCTCCATTGAATACTCCCTGAGCTTCTGGATGGAAGACCCCATGAGCAATGCAGGGATCAAAAGCGATCTCAATCGGGCGATCTGGAACGCCTTCCAACGCGAAAAGATTGAAATTCCATTCCCTCAGCGTGTGGACTACATCCGCGAATGGCCCCCTGGCCAAACCGGCGACCCGCAGCTGAACGATCAGCACCCGAGCGACGCACGCGAGCTGTAA
- a CDS encoding ABC transporter substrate-binding protein, which translates to MIRKLAVSLLITSWLLASCGRIGNEMPVLLYLAMAIDKDASIDTSTQADFRKRIELIADDYRKIHPHVQVQFELYEHSNLLKELKRRDASDLGPDLIITDTLQANELFAAQLTEAVPLPEAKRLDTETSLWERVLLSNGDVVGQPIAIFPQIACFNTTVIERAPATLSALQQTATSGARVGLPVTFAELLWSASSHGALTSLARAGAGETLSTQNTESIQDWLLWLENASAHNNITFFEDQGQLENLLKDEQLDWVSCNANSLPRLREALGDKLGVAALPDGPDGAASPVNDVRVLALGSNSSAQQRAAAINLTHYITNAMVQRNLSLRSLAFLPVNPNVDISDPSSTTLTTLVSAKNAATQHEADLAGLVHQADRSSAVTPTLIPLIFGASNPQSSADALVQSLQSRP; encoded by the coding sequence TTGATCCGAAAGCTCGCCGTCAGTCTGCTGATCACGTCTTGGCTACTCGCAAGCTGCGGGCGCATCGGCAACGAGATGCCGGTGTTGCTGTATCTGGCCATGGCGATCGACAAGGACGCCAGCATCGACACCAGTACGCAGGCCGACTTCCGCAAAAGGATCGAGCTGATTGCTGATGACTACCGCAAGATTCATCCGCACGTTCAAGTGCAGTTTGAGCTCTACGAGCACAGCAACCTGCTCAAAGAGCTCAAGCGACGCGACGCCTCAGACCTGGGACCGGATCTGATCATCACGGACACACTGCAAGCCAATGAATTGTTTGCAGCCCAGCTGACGGAGGCGGTTCCATTGCCAGAGGCCAAACGCCTCGACACCGAAACCTCACTCTGGGAACGGGTGCTGCTCAGCAATGGAGACGTCGTGGGGCAGCCCATCGCGATCTTCCCCCAGATCGCCTGCTTCAACACAACCGTGATTGAGCGAGCACCGGCCACATTGAGCGCCTTGCAGCAAACGGCAACGTCCGGAGCACGCGTCGGGCTGCCGGTGACCTTCGCCGAATTGCTGTGGTCCGCCAGCAGCCATGGTGCCCTTACAAGCCTGGCGCGGGCCGGAGCCGGCGAGACCCTGTCCACGCAAAACACCGAATCAATCCAGGACTGGCTCCTCTGGCTGGAAAACGCCAGTGCCCACAACAACATCACCTTCTTTGAGGACCAGGGCCAGCTGGAGAACTTGCTCAAAGACGAGCAGCTGGACTGGGTGAGCTGCAATGCCAACAGCCTGCCGCGACTGCGCGAGGCCCTGGGCGACAAGCTCGGCGTGGCTGCACTGCCCGACGGTCCAGATGGTGCAGCAAGCCCCGTGAACGACGTCAGAGTGCTCGCGTTGGGCTCCAACTCAAGCGCCCAGCAACGTGCCGCTGCCATCAACCTGACCCACTACATCACCAACGCCATGGTTCAGCGCAATCTCTCTCTGCGCTCCCTGGCCTTTCTTCCCGTCAATCCCAACGTCGATATTTCCGACCCAAGCTCCACCACCCTGACGACGCTGGTGTCAGCCAAAAACGCCGCAACACAACACGAAGCGGATCTGGCAGGGCTCGTCCACCAAGCCGACCGATCTAGCGCTGTGACGCCAACCCTGATCCCCTTGATCTTCGGCGCCTCTAATCCACAATCCAGCGCAGATGCGCTGGTCCAGAGCCTGCAAAGCAGACCATGA
- the arfB gene encoding alternative ribosome rescue aminoacyl-tRNA hydrolase ArfB encodes MVQDLHINDRLVIPAAELQWRFSRASGPGGQGVNTTDSRVELLFDLEQSKALGPFRQRLLREQLASRLQSGCLRVVAAEERSQWQNRQRALARLADLLREGLKSPPPKRKPTRPGRGAVKRRLDAKGRRSELKRRRQGRPSLDD; translated from the coding sequence ATGGTTCAAGATCTCCACATCAATGACCGGCTGGTGATTCCTGCGGCTGAGCTGCAGTGGCGGTTCTCACGGGCTTCTGGTCCAGGCGGGCAGGGGGTGAACACCACCGACTCCCGCGTAGAGCTGCTCTTCGATCTTGAGCAGTCCAAGGCGCTTGGCCCGTTTCGCCAACGGCTGTTGCGGGAACAGCTGGCTTCGCGTCTGCAGAGTGGATGTCTGCGGGTGGTCGCGGCGGAGGAACGCTCGCAGTGGCAGAACCGCCAGCGGGCCTTGGCGCGTCTTGCTGATCTGTTGCGGGAGGGATTGAAATCACCGCCGCCTAAGCGCAAACCCACCCGTCCTGGACGCGGTGCTGTGAAACGACGGCTGGATGCCAAAGGTCGCCGTAGCGAGCTCAAGCGACGCCGACAGGGCCGCCCTTCTCTGGACGATTAG
- a CDS encoding oxidoreductase, with translation MGWTIDDMPDQRGRIALVTGANSGLGLETTRALLKAGATVLMACRSRRKGEAARSQLLELGSSGVDLLHLDLADLASVEACIDEVQSRYGRLDLLINNAGVMAPPRLLSQQGHEMQWAVNHLGHFALTNALLPLMEGRELARVVTVTSGAQYFGAIGWDDLNGERRYDRWKAYCQSKLANVMFAIELNERLEQRGSCVRSLAAHPGLARTNLQPMSVAASGAWQEAMAYRLMDPLFQSAAQGALPQLHAATSPTAKGGEHYGPGQFGGMRGAPKQQPIAPSARIAKDRERLWQVSETLIETRSNAA, from the coding sequence ATGGGCTGGACCATCGACGACATGCCTGATCAACGGGGGCGCATTGCCCTTGTGACAGGTGCCAACAGCGGACTGGGCCTGGAGACAACCCGGGCCCTGCTCAAAGCTGGTGCCACGGTGTTGATGGCTTGCCGCAGCCGCCGCAAAGGGGAAGCAGCCCGCTCGCAACTGCTGGAACTGGGCTCCTCTGGCGTTGACCTGCTCCACCTGGATCTTGCTGACCTGGCCAGCGTGGAGGCCTGCATCGATGAGGTGCAATCCCGTTATGGACGACTGGATTTGCTGATCAACAACGCGGGAGTGATGGCACCACCGCGCTTGCTGAGCCAACAGGGCCATGAGATGCAGTGGGCCGTCAATCACCTCGGACACTTCGCACTCACCAACGCCCTGCTGCCTCTGATGGAAGGCCGAGAGCTGGCGAGGGTGGTCACGGTCACGTCCGGCGCTCAGTATTTCGGCGCAATTGGTTGGGATGACCTCAACGGAGAGCGCCGCTACGACCGCTGGAAGGCGTACTGCCAGAGCAAACTCGCCAACGTGATGTTCGCGATCGAGCTGAACGAACGGCTTGAACAACGCGGAAGCTGCGTTCGCTCCCTAGCCGCCCATCCAGGACTGGCCAGAACGAATCTGCAACCGATGTCGGTGGCGGCATCAGGAGCCTGGCAGGAAGCCATGGCCTATCGCCTGATGGATCCGTTGTTCCAGAGCGCTGCACAGGGTGCCCTTCCTCAGTTGCATGCCGCCACCAGCCCCACGGCCAAGGGAGGCGAGCACTACGGCCCAGGACAATTTGGCGGCATGCGCGGCGCCCCCAAGCAACAACCGATCGCACCCAGTGCACGCATTGCCAAGGATCGCGAACGCCTGTGGCAAGTCAGCGAAACGCTGATCGAAACCCGCAGCAACGCGGCCTAA
- a CDS encoding Fur family transcriptional regulator: MEQPGSTATQRQQLLLDELRRSDSEMSGQQLHRQLEGRPGAMGLATVYRNLRKLQQCGKVRCRHLPNGEALYAPVDRDEHHLTCVNCGSTQTLEQCPIHGIHVNAPETSNFHLLFHTLEFFGLCDNCRQDR, from the coding sequence ATGGAGCAACCAGGATCCACTGCCACCCAGCGTCAGCAGCTGCTTCTGGACGAACTGCGGCGGAGTGATAGTGAAATGAGCGGGCAACAACTGCATCGGCAGCTGGAAGGCCGCCCCGGCGCGATGGGCCTGGCAACCGTGTACCGAAACCTGCGCAAGCTTCAGCAATGCGGAAAGGTGAGGTGTCGCCATCTGCCGAACGGTGAAGCGCTGTATGCACCCGTGGATCGCGATGAGCACCATCTCACCTGTGTGAACTGCGGATCAACGCAAACACTCGAGCAGTGCCCCATCCATGGCATTCACGTGAATGCGCCGGAGACGAGCAACTTTCACCTGCTCTTTCACACCCTGGAATTTTTTGGACTGTGCGATAACTGCCGCCAGGACCGCTGA
- the mazG gene encoding nucleoside triphosphate pyrophosphohydrolase, whose protein sequence is MAYDVPVPEPTDPLRRLEAVVARLRDPNGGCPWDLEQTHASLTPYVLEEAHEVADAIRHGDDQQLREELGDLLLQVVLHAQIAKEGQRFNLDAIANAISEKLIRRHPHVFADGTADNSAAVRASWEAIKAQERAQQTGAAKSASPLSGQLSSKVRGQPALAGAMTISKKAAKAGFEWDDMAGVWEKVHEELDELKEAVASGDRTHAQEELGDVLFTLVNVARWCEIDPEDGLAGTNHRFLDRFSRVEAALGGDIQGKSIRELEALWQQAKAAIRAES, encoded by the coding sequence ATGGCCTACGACGTGCCAGTCCCCGAACCCACCGATCCGTTACGCCGCCTCGAAGCCGTGGTGGCTCGTCTGCGCGATCCCAATGGCGGCTGCCCATGGGACCTGGAACAGACCCATGCATCGTTGACGCCCTACGTGCTGGAGGAAGCCCACGAGGTGGCCGACGCGATCCGCCATGGCGATGACCAGCAGCTGAGGGAGGAACTGGGGGACCTGTTACTACAAGTTGTGCTGCACGCCCAGATCGCCAAAGAAGGCCAGCGCTTCAACCTGGATGCCATTGCCAACGCCATCAGCGAGAAACTGATCCGTCGCCATCCCCATGTGTTTGCCGATGGGACAGCAGACAACAGCGCAGCGGTCCGCGCGAGCTGGGAAGCGATCAAAGCGCAGGAACGGGCCCAGCAGACAGGGGCTGCCAAGTCGGCAAGCCCACTGAGCGGTCAACTCAGCAGCAAGGTGCGTGGTCAGCCCGCGTTGGCCGGCGCCATGACCATTTCAAAAAAAGCAGCCAAAGCCGGCTTCGAATGGGACGACATGGCGGGAGTGTGGGAAAAGGTGCACGAAGAGCTCGATGAGCTCAAGGAGGCAGTCGCATCGGGAGACCGAACCCACGCCCAGGAGGAACTGGGGGATGTGTTGTTCACGCTCGTGAATGTGGCCCGGTGGTGCGAAATCGACCCTGAAGACGGATTGGCCGGCACCAATCACCGCTTTCTTGATCGCTTTTCCAGAGTGGAAGCAGCCCTGGGTGGAGACATTCAGGGGAAAAGCATTCGCGAGCTAGAAGCTCTCTGGCAACAGGCCAAAGCGGCAATCCGCGCTGAGTCCTGA
- a CDS encoding metal-binding protein encodes MLLSQTTCQSCLHCVAAGSGSSGGWCRLRRLHVHPELARILFCHHWTARAPVLPPLVSVDQALISGDRQLDLGASVEAAHSQDTPVRVL; translated from the coding sequence TTGCTTCTGTCTCAGACCACCTGCCAGTCCTGCCTTCATTGCGTTGCCGCCGGTTCAGGCTCGTCTGGTGGTTGGTGTCGTCTACGGCGTTTGCATGTGCACCCAGAGTTGGCCCGCATTCTGTTTTGCCATCACTGGACGGCCCGCGCTCCGGTGCTTCCCCCTCTGGTTTCCGTTGATCAGGCCTTGATCAGCGGTGATCGCCAGTTGGATCTTGGAGCCTCCGTCGAGGCCGCTCATTCTCAGGACACGCCAGTGCGGGTTTTGTAG
- the speE gene encoding polyamine aminopropyltransferase yields MTQPSPAATGWIDEPHQGVRYGLEGRVLVEEQSKFQRITVIESARYGKGLLLDGCWMTAERQERHYHESLVHPALCGAEGIAKVLVIGGGDGGTARECLRHHGVQHLDMVEIDGRVVALSQEHLSSVGGDCWDDPRFHLTVGDGVAWTAAAPDASYDVVIVDGSDPTGPAEGLFNRTFFQHCRRILKPGGVFATQSESPEAFRQVHIDLVRMLREVFDHADPLYGWVPMYPSGWWSWTFAAQGQPRYRNADPARTAAIAAGCEIWSPRWQAGAFGAMPVFMERELTP; encoded by the coding sequence ATGACCCAACCATCTCCAGCCGCAACAGGCTGGATTGATGAACCCCACCAGGGGGTGCGCTACGGCCTCGAGGGTCGCGTACTGGTGGAGGAGCAGAGCAAGTTCCAGCGCATCACCGTGATCGAAAGCGCGCGCTACGGCAAAGGGCTACTGCTCGATGGCTGCTGGATGACGGCTGAACGACAGGAACGCCACTACCACGAATCCCTGGTGCACCCGGCCCTCTGTGGTGCTGAAGGCATCGCCAAGGTGCTGGTGATCGGAGGTGGCGATGGCGGCACCGCACGCGAATGCCTGCGCCACCACGGTGTGCAGCATCTCGACATGGTGGAGATCGACGGGCGAGTTGTGGCGCTCAGTCAGGAACATCTGAGCTCAGTCGGCGGCGACTGCTGGGACGACCCCCGCTTTCACCTCACCGTGGGCGACGGAGTCGCCTGGACCGCAGCCGCACCAGATGCCAGCTACGACGTCGTGATCGTGGACGGCTCTGACCCAACAGGCCCCGCTGAAGGTCTGTTCAACCGCACCTTCTTCCAGCACTGCCGACGCATCCTCAAACCGGGTGGCGTGTTTGCAACGCAGAGCGAATCACCGGAAGCCTTCCGCCAGGTGCACATCGACCTGGTGCGGATGCTGCGGGAGGTGTTCGACCATGCCGATCCCCTCTATGGATGGGTTCCGATGTATCCCAGTGGCTGGTGGAGCTGGACCTTCGCAGCGCAGGGACAACCGCGTTATCGAAATGCTGATCCTGCCCGTACCGCGGCGATAGCGGCGGGCTGTGAGATCTGGAGCCCCCGTTGGCAGGCGGGCGCCTTTGGGGCCATGCCCGTGTTCATGGAGCGGGAGCTGACGCCATGA
- a CDS encoding Nif11-like leader peptide family natural product precursor, translating to MPAEQLKAFLRQAKQDTALQNKLKNSANLETTLAIAKDAGFNISANDVTEMQAELEDNELKNASGGRGFAEWFEGFFRCTTTMASRTATYKEVSPITINPNLEVENRFTSVPITQPATDRTWNRHSAATASCDGRSRCIHRDHVSDATGDRRLTKTLSK from the coding sequence ATGCCGGCGGAGCAACTGAAAGCATTTCTGCGCCAAGCGAAACAGGACACAGCCCTTCAGAACAAGCTCAAGAACAGCGCCAATCTGGAGACCACGCTGGCCATTGCCAAAGACGCGGGGTTCAACATCTCTGCCAATGATGTCACCGAAATGCAGGCAGAGCTGGAAGACAACGAATTGAAAAATGCTTCAGGCGGCAGGGGATTCGCCGAGTGGTTCGAGGGATTTTTCAGATGCACCACGACGATGGCATCCAGGACGGCTACCTATAAAGAGGTTTCCCCAATCACGATCAACCCAAATCTTGAGGTCGAAAATCGATTTACTTCTGTTCCCATAACGCAACCAGCCACTGATCGAACCTGGAATCGTCATTCGGCGGCGACTGCCTCCTGCGACGGACGGAGTCGATGCATTCACCGAGATCACGTAAGCGATGCAACGGGTGACCGCAGGTTGACAAAGACCTTATCAAAATGA
- a CDS encoding 2OG-Fe(II) oxygenase — protein sequence MDGSNLIGRYSNAGFASVADGVMAFFDRRQDLQRPGIAFGSANDQEPAKVSTDISLVAIDRSDPEACALAELILRGVTAGLERYLQERPLFRDVCPDRELFVLPIFNLQRYAPGEGFRQWHCDWTISDEATEPVHRVLAWILYCDSVEEAGTEFHWQQHHEEAERGKLVIFPAGPSHIHRGRVNHQHSKTIATGWINAGTRAGYLQRLSQS from the coding sequence ATGGATGGTTCCAATTTGATCGGGCGTTACAGCAACGCCGGCTTTGCTTCCGTGGCCGATGGCGTGATGGCATTTTTTGATCGTCGTCAGGATCTGCAGCGTCCTGGCATTGCCTTTGGCTCCGCCAATGATCAGGAGCCCGCCAAAGTCAGCACGGACATCAGCCTCGTTGCGATCGACCGCAGTGATCCGGAAGCCTGCGCTCTCGCCGAGCTGATCCTCCGTGGCGTGACGGCTGGACTTGAGCGCTACCTGCAGGAGCGCCCGTTGTTCCGAGACGTGTGTCCCGACCGGGAACTCTTCGTGCTGCCGATCTTCAATCTCCAGCGTTATGCCCCTGGAGAAGGCTTTCGCCAATGGCACTGCGATTGGACCATCAGCGACGAAGCAACGGAGCCTGTGCACCGCGTTCTGGCTTGGATTCTTTATTGCGATTCCGTGGAAGAGGCCGGCACCGAGTTTCACTGGCAGCAGCATCATGAAGAGGCGGAACGGGGCAAATTGGTGATTTTTCCCGCAGGCCCCAGCCACATTCATCGTGGCCGTGTGAATCATCAACACAGCAAAACCATCGCCACGGGCTGGATCAATGCCGGCACCCGTGCGGGCTACCTCCAGCGGCTTTCACAGTCCTGA
- a CDS encoding protein phosphatase: MSHPDPDQLQGTLVDFALMELIRQHRDSFQPLWTVDSWAKLLIWLALNCGLSGERDSLEQFARALGDPLTSRLRRVFFERELGDLELQVLADPADQQVLVLSQAPEDASVLHPDQVAKALERVGLTGRVLERARWQQLEGVMTIPWSSTES, from the coding sequence ATGAGCCATCCGGATCCCGATCAGCTGCAGGGCACGTTGGTTGATTTCGCCTTGATGGAGCTCATCCGTCAGCATCGGGACAGTTTCCAGCCGCTTTGGACGGTTGATAGCTGGGCGAAATTGCTGATCTGGCTTGCGCTCAATTGCGGCTTGTCTGGGGAACGCGACAGCCTTGAGCAGTTCGCCAGGGCACTGGGTGATCCTCTGACGTCCCGGTTGCGACGCGTGTTCTTTGAGCGGGAACTCGGGGATCTCGAGCTGCAGGTGCTGGCGGATCCCGCCGATCAGCAGGTGTTGGTGCTGTCCCAGGCGCCTGAGGATGCCTCCGTGCTTCATCCAGACCAAGTGGCCAAGGCGCTGGAGCGCGTGGGGTTGACTGGACGGGTGCTGGAGCGCGCCCGCTGGCAGCAGTTGGAGGGGGTGATGACGATTCCCTGGAGTTCGACCGAGTCCTGA